The Neodiprion lecontei isolate iyNeoLeco1 chromosome 6, iyNeoLeco1.1, whole genome shotgun sequence sequence ACTGTCTTCGATGAGGACTTTTcttataatgatttgttatttctgagttgctaatcaatttgaaaattgttttcttcggttgtttctttctagaaacttcttctctggaatcgagttttgtgtcggacaggctttggtttcttttgaaatgtgaatagagccacgattatttttcaaggtcgatgagcgattgcttgattttcacattttattaaccttaagtgtcagtttttgtgagtactttttcaggtttcttgacacagccttttcccatccaatctttccccgattcttgaggatgactggtggtcttattttgaagaaggacgcagaaatgattcagataagatcgtttcttttcttttgaatacatatttaatttattgtattcgtgtattctcccaaattcacttagtgaatttgaattgttataccaccactcacatttgtcctccaaactctagggtgtgctgtctCTGAAGAAGCCTTGGATTCAGTCACCCATTCCTTTTCCCTGTTTCCTGTGCCGGTTCTCAGAGGGAATCAGCCTTTACGTTGCCTAGGACCCAGAGTTTTTCCAATTATGGTTTCCCGCCTCGTCGTACTCATCTGTGTTTGATTCACCGGACTATTTTCCCTGAagaggaatgaatttttttttcgacgacgatccggatgattttgatgtcttcaaattcatgaagatACACAACACTCAATAACACTCACCTTTGTAAAAACAAGGCACatgaatttttgaagttatttaacgctcaactatctgctcaaggttttctgtggtttaccttgagactgtgggcaaatgccagatagtaaaaaagggagttcttaaatttttagagccacagctccaactcacctttgagcactgactgctagatcaccTTTATAATTGTTTCACCTTTCCCGaatcgggacgactcttttcctcgggggggagtagtgttacaaagggtgaaatcacccgttttgccccctctttaatgatcttgtagtcagcatagataaaagacgtttataaacctcttatgtccttcaaaagaataaggttgctgcgtcaaccaacattattgcaaaaacagtcttgtttcagacttcaaacgagaaacacatatcttgcattaaagcatttttcacaacattttattcacgctcttgatttcttttgacttgataattaaactcgcggatccatatttattttccgtaacgtcaaagtacgttaCAATATGTTTGTTGAGCAGGCGAGGTGGATAGTCGTTTTTACTTAGTACCTGCTGAATCAAGgacaaatttttcttgtgAAATTCCATACTTGAGAGTCGGATCGCTCTTTCAACTAAGCAATTGatcgttccaattttgtatgatctgggatggtgagaatggtaatttaaatacctttATGACCAAGTAGCCTCATGAAACCAATTAGTTTTAATGAGCTGGTTATCATTGATGATCAGGACATCCAAAAAGCTAATTTGGTGATCAGACTTTAATTCAGATGTAAATTGTTGTCTCGGATGGAAACTGTTGAAAACTGAAAGCATTTCTGCAACTTTATCCGAAGGGACAGCTGTAATTATGTCTTCTACATAtctgaaaaagaatgaaggCTTGAAGTCCAGTTTATTGAGACAATATTGTTCAAGATCATCCAAAACCAAATCAGACAAAATTGGAGAGAGCGGTGAGCCCATCGGTAAACCATAAGTTTGAGTATATATGTTATGGTTAAATTTTAATATGGCAGCCTTAAAACATATGTGCAATGCTTTTAAGAGTTCGTTAAGTGGGACAGGAATTTTGTCCACCAACTGATGCCAGCGCTGTTTAACAGCGTTGATTGCAAGATCTTGTGGTATATTTGTGAACAAAGATACAACATCCAGCGAAACTAAAATATGATCAGCTGGAAGACGAAAGTCCCTAATAGCATTCACCAGAGCAAAACTATCTCTTAGCCGTGACAAGGGAGGTATGATGTTGTTACCTATACATTGACTGAGGAAACGAGCCAGATTGATAGTCGCACTGTCAGTGAAGGAAACTATAATTCGTACCGGTGTATCCGGTTTGTGAATTTTCGGTAGTCCGTAAGCTCTAGGTGGTAGGCAATCAGTTTTTGCAATTTGACGTCTCAGTTGATCAGAGATGAGTTTGCTTTTAGACCAATCAGTTGTTAGTTTTTTGACTTTTGGTTGCAAGGTACAGGTGAGATCGTATCTAACAACTTTGTAAGAGTTGTTGTTAGAGAGTTGTTGCAACATTTTATCCTCGTACATTTGTTTGTTCATCATAACAGTCGTGTTTCCCTCATCCGCCTTCAAGAAAAGTAAGTCCTGGTTGTTATTTTGGAAGATCTTAGTTTCTTTGATTTTATGAAGGATATTCTTGTCAGCGTGAAGGGGAGCAGGAGtgttgatgaacttttttatAGTGTTGGTAAAATCTTGGCGGGCCGTATTACGAGAATTAGAAGAAATGAAGGAAATCTTTGATTCGAAATCAGAGATGAGTTCGTTGGTTGGGATGCAGTTAGTCTTAAAAGGAATGCCATATTTGGGTCCCATTTTTAGCACGTCGGTAACATTGACAGGAATATCAGTATTGCTGAGGTTCACGATCCAATTTTCGAAGGTCGGGTCAATTGGATTAGAAGTgagccgtttttttttattaatcagATCAGCTAACTTGTTGATGTCAGCCGCCTTGTAAGCGTTGAAGGCCGGTTCCAATTTCAGGTATTGTGcgtcgaagaattttttttgacacttcAACCggtaattcaattaaaatatcattctcAAGCgacaacaaaatattttggtaTTTGACAATGGTCGCGTGAGCGTCACTGATCTCTAGATTAAGTAACGACCTTTGAAATTTGTGTACATTCTGTGAGTAAACAGTACGCGACTTAGACATTTTAAAACTAATAACGTTCGAGATAAGCTTAGGGAATTTTAAATGGGTCGGTAAAATCGATCGTTTCTTGCAGTTTAGAAGAAAGATGCGGTGGTTTTTAAGCTTCAACAAAGACTCGGATATGGTGGCCCAACGTCGCAGCTTCCCCGCCAAACTCTTTCCATATGCAAGAGAGATATCGTGAAAAAACCCCATGGTTCACACGTTTTATTCCGTTAATATGATGAAGACGATTTATCTTGACCCCGGAGATTTTTTGATtaatgttattcttggatatgaaggtcacaactcaaaacacttttttttttttttttttgctgttctTCACTCAGACACGGCTCCCTAGTACCTGAGGagttttttattgaaaacaaatgaaaattattagtACGCTGAATGCCTTCCTTTGATGGGAAGTGGTGTTGAGGATTCCTTGGACGGGTGCTCCACGTCTCCTGATCGTGGGTCCTTGGTGTCCTGCTCCTCGTGGATGTGGGAAGTTCCGTGAGTATGATCACGGATTGGTCTTAGCGTAGAAGACTTCGAAGATCTATCCGGGCGGTTGCTCAATAGGTGATAGATAGGTAGATCCGCATTTGCGCTCGTCTAAATTTGACGATTAAAGAGGTTAATAATtgtgtaattgaaataaaaagagatCAAACAAGATACAGACGGATTACTCACAAAATTTGATGACCTGTGCCTGCTTGGGTGTTTTTAGTTCAGCATTTTGGACCGAAGTGAAAATCAGCGGACATCGATTAAAAATCTATGGTAATGAGGTGTGATATTGATCTATGTTGGAGCAAAATAGATTTGAGACTGATACAACGTAATAAGGGCcccaattttgaaaacttgagaATGTTAGAGTATAGATGGCTGAGATGTTGGATATCTGTGCGCTTGTTGACAGAGTTACTTTTGTTCTTGAAAATATGGATCATTTCCTTAATATTACGTTTATACCAATTAGGTTCTGTAGCTAAGGTTATGGAGTtattaaaatcaaaatgacgTCCAAGACTCAAGGTGTGTTCTGCTAGAGCGCATCTGTCAGTTTcatggcatttaatatttGAGCGAtggccagaaattctattttttaaatgttgtgacgtctgtccaatataacttttgctacagtctcgacatggtattttatacacacaaTTGATTTTATCTAAATCAGGAGTTACAGATCTTAAGAGCGTTGCTTATGCCTCGACGAGCGCGCGCGAacagagactcacgattttccttctcatctcctcatttttgaagataattaggttcttagggggtcattttgaagataggaaatagatctgtgtcgccccttttgccgaattttcgatttcggtttcagatttgcgaaaaacgtacttgaaagtacgttatCTTTGAAGTGAGACACAgcggacagtgaattttttttcgaaattcggcgaaagaggcgacacagatctattctttatctttaAAATGACTCtctaagaacctaattatgttcaaaaatgaggaaatgagaaggaaaatcacgaagcataaaacagcaaatttttcgcgcCAAAGGCGGGCGGCTGCTAGCGCCACGACCGCGTTGGCCGGCGACCATGCGAACTACAGGCGAGGAGAGTAGACTCAAAcccccccactacaattcccctcgttcgaatcctcgtcgctcggcacgtggatagtgttccgcgcttttatttttacttgtgtttttctaccgtgttttttattatttcgaggCAGTATTTATTCCCGCGATGGCTAAGAAGAGAAGGAACGTGTCTTTGAAGAAGGAGAAACGacccggcataaagattttgtgcatatttcaggaaaaaattaggtaaatcgaattatttatatgattgatgtCGCATTCTCTCCGACTTCGAGATTCAAACACTTGAGTACGAACAATCGCAGGGCTTtaatctaattgtaagaaggtactttcaagagccgatattgctgttcataatagcagtacaaattcattctcaagtcttttatacatacgaaaacATATACTAGAATGCATTGTGACGTGTGGTACTAGCCCGGTTTGCATTAGTCGCTAAAatatgtcatcaatttgttacgtgttcaggttaaatgatcgaaatcacTATTCGGCAATTTGCATTagtgtttacactttgtcgatcataaggaatatttttatcacttaTTGTGACTACCTAAGTATCCAAGGTAAAGTTACAAGGTATCTGGCAAAATTTAGCATACCAAGTAAATACGGCGTGTACgtattaggccactaaaatacgcgcgttttgtttttagaaataaacttgacgtaattctggggtaatcatacatgcacacattacttacaaatcagccacctacaaaactgtcatcaaatcagatactactgccgagtataatttattcagaaactcatgatgattttgatatactaggggcttcgcccctgcgcgcttcgcgcgccaaccccatctcggcgctacgcgcctcgggcactcggcgctgcgcgcctcactatttccttacgcattgtctagtagacaggcgaattccttcatgttgatttgatgacaggtctgcacttgctgtccacttcaattccttctgtgcttacttttctttttttcgtcaatctaagcttccattcgttggttgaaaattggtgttccttctctattgatatcgatctatcttcttgacttgctgaattatttttgctaccgctctgtccgttattctccaaaatcaccttcttcatattatttttttctctatatttgtgttgctgttcactccgcaaaacacctctttctctcgtggttaacatagatcctggtcgtcctcttgcctggtcataggaatttttgtttataattctctggcttatttggttattcgcacttacaattttattttcctttttcttttgtgatacgtccgaccatccaccgtctccattgccttgtctgctggttgaaactccttctttctgttcgttggttgaaaagtcagtatgatattttttgttcacttCCCTATATGTTCGCTGCTGTTctcgtcgtctaatttttcgctcttctatgtccatcacattggttggtcgtcctcttgatttattttccaaatcaataatcacaatcgattcttctaattcttcgacacccttcgttgaattatttttactaccgctctgccggttattctccaaaatcaccttctttatattatttttttctctatatttgcgttgatgTTCATTCCGccaaacacctctttctcttgtggtcaacatcgatcctggtcgtcctcttacctggttacacgaatatttgatggatattattctatggcttatttggttcttcgcacttacaattttattttcctctttcttttgtgatacttccgaacatccaccatcttcatcgccttgtctgctgcttgaaactcctcctttctccatttgCATCGTAAATCcgggctgtccttttgactgtttggtggtatatttagatttactaatatttgattgttacttctcatacttattactcactatctgaattttattttaattctgcAAGaaatcaaagtgtccactgtctccgtcgccggtgaagagtagcgagaattgtgttccattttgtgatccgatccggtgtggatgaacttgttcttcgcgatacacgattaaacatatcttaaaaatgtccgcagctgcaactaattctgcttctcccccgtaaattccatttttattcatatgtgatttgtaatcaccaggtgacctaatcacagcaccgtttgactcattacctgtaataaaacccgcaaaggtagaccaattatccactatatttgaaacgatactcagtctcacctctgcgtgtcgatcttgagtgccgtatacacaatacgccaacgcgtgAAAAAGACCATTTCcatcgggaatcatcttgataattttcgtttgcatgttcattttttgcgcgtcagaaacagatacctataaatggatttgtcaaagactgtcataaacagccgatgacagctgtcaaagggtttgctagatgctttttgttttgttttcgggatctcaccccaccgccaacttcatgcgtatactattgttattataatctttttttactattgttattataatctttttctacgttcatttgtttgaaacttttttattagatagagagactATAACCAATAAAAGAGActataaccaaaaaaaaaaaaaaattgaaatcacaattgaaaatgcaaaaaaaaaaaattgacctacgtggtacttggcgggcccatgtttatattgccattacaacattgatatagctcgacttttattttcttgtgcttgtttTAAAAAGACCCGCCAAGTACCACTacctccaatttttttttttttttcaagtaaatttattgtttttttcaatttcaattttgatttcaatttttttgtcatcattagttatagtatatgaaaatcatcattagtttctaaataaattatacttggcagtagtatctgatttgatgacagttttgtaggtggctgtttTGTGGGTAGCTGTCACATTAATATACTTGGCGAAAGGTTTTTGCACCAGAGGTGTTTTTTGGGGATATCAGTACTTTTTGTGGGATTTCGcttgaacatttaaaaattttgctcatTCGCTACGCTCGCTCGATAGATTTTTGGGATAcagaataaatatttgagacgaaaataatcGGTGGAAGAGCCAAGTTAGagctttctcataattacGTGTATCAGGTCCAAGGTCTTCTGCACATCACGAATAGGAAATGgtgctattttatagtttggacgccaaagggattgatttttgataaaataaaacgtgacgataaattctggaccgaaaaaatggagaataaatcAGCAGATTTCTTTCACTTCTGTTTGTTACCCGTGATCGTAGATTCTAGACGCGCCCGACAACTCTCAATCCACGAACCCCCCCTCAAATCATCGAAGC is a genomic window containing:
- the LOC124295162 gene encoding uncharacterized protein LOC124295162; amino-acid sequence: MGPKYGIPFKTNCIPTNELISDFESKISFISSNSRNTARQDFTNTIKKFINTPAPLHADKNILHKIKETKIFQNNNQDLLFLKADEGNTTVMMNKQMYEDKMLQQLSNNNSYKVVRYDLTCTLQPKVKKLTTDWSKSKLISDQLRRQIAKTDCLPPRAYGLPKIHKPDTPVRIIVSFTDSATINLARFLSQCIGNNIIPPLSRLRDSFALVNAIRDFRLPADHILVSLDVVSLFTNIPQDLAINAVKQRWHQLVDKIPVPLNELLKALHICFKAAILKFNHNIYTQTYGLPMGSPLSPILSDLVLDDLEQYCLNKLDFKPSFFFRYVEDIITAVPSDKVAEMLSVFNSFHPRQQFTSELKSDHQISFLDVLIINDNQLIKTNWFHEATWS